A single window of Onychomys torridus chromosome 8, mOncTor1.1, whole genome shotgun sequence DNA harbors:
- the Omg gene encoding oligodendrocyte-myelin glycoprotein → MMALMEYQILKMSSCLFILLFLTPGILCICPLQCICTERHRHVDCSGRNLTTLPPGLQENIIYLNLSYNHFTDLHNQLTQYTNLRTLDISNNRLESLPAQLPRSLWNMSAANNNIKLLDKSDTAYQWNLKYLDVSKNMLEKVVLIKNTLRSLEVLNLSSNKLWTVPTNMPSKLHIVDLSNNSLTQILPGTLINLTNLTHLYLHNNKFTFIPAQSFDQLLQLQEITLHNNRWSCDHKENITYLLKWIMETKAHVIGTPCSDQVSSLKEKSMYPTPPGFTSSSFTISGMQTVDTINSLSMVTQPKVTKTPKHYRGKETTFGVTLSRDTTFASTDKDLVPYPEDTASEMTNSHEAAVATLTIYLQDGTMANTSLTSATKSSPTPMTLSITSGMPNNYSEMPQQSTTLNLRREETTANVKTQLPSVASTWKVNASLLFMLNAVVMLSS, encoded by the exons ATGATG gctttGATGGAATATCAGATACTGAAAATGTCTTCCTGCCTGTTCATCCTTCTGTTTCTCACGCCTGGCATTTTATGCATTTGTCCTCTCCAATGTATATGCACAGAGAGGCACAGGCATGTGGACTGTTCAGGCAGAAACTTGACTACATTACCACCTGGACTGCAAGAGaacattatatatttaaacttGTCTTATAACCACTTTACTGATCTGCATAACCAGTTAACCCAATATACCAATCTGAGGACCCTGGATATTTCAAACAACAGGCTTGAAAGTCTGCCTGCTCAGTTACCTCGGTCTCTCTGGAACATGTCTGCTGCTAACAACAATATTAAACTTCTTGACAAATCTGATACTGCTTATCAGTGGAACCTTAAATACCTGGATGTTTCTAAGAATATGCTGGAAAAAGTTGTTCTTATTAAAAATACTCTAAGAAGTCTTGAGGTTCTGAACCTCAGCAGTAACAAACTTTGGACAGTTCCAACCAACATGCCTTCCAAACTACATATTGTGGACCTGTCTAATAACTCATTGACACAAATCCTTCCAGGGACATTAATAAACCTGACAAATCTCACACATCTTTACCTACACAACAATAAATTCACATTCATTCCAGCTCAGTCTTTTGACCAACTCTTGCAGCTGCAAGAGATAACACTTCATAATAACAGGTGGTCATGTgaccataaagaaaacattacttACTTATTGAAGTGGATAATGGAAACAAAAGCCCATGTGATAGGGACTCCTTGTTCTGACCAAGTATCTTCTCTGAAGGAAAAGAGCATGTACCCCACACCTCCTGGATTTACCTCAAGCTCATTTACTATCAGTGGGATGCAGACAGTGGACACCATTAACTCTTTGAGTATGGTAACTCAACCCAAAGTGACCAAAACACCCAAACACTATCGAGGAAAGGAAACAACATTTGGTGTCACACTAAGCAGAGACACCACTTTTGCTAGCACTGATAAGGATTTGGTGCCCTATCCAGAAGACACAGCCTCAGAAATGACCAATTCACACGAAGCAGCAGTTGCAACTCTAACTATTTACCTTCAAGACGGAACGATGGCAAACACAAGCCTCACTAGTGCAACAAAGTCATCCCCAACACCCATGACCCTAAGTATCACTAGTGGCATGCCAAATAACTACTCTGAAATGCCTCAACAAAGCACAACCCTCAACTTACGGAGGGAAGAAACCACTGCAAATGTAAAGACCCAGTTACCTTCTGTGGCTAGTACTTGGAAAGTAAATGCTTCACTTCTCTTTATGCTCAATGCTGTGGTCATGCTGTCTAGTTGA